From one Micromonospora siamensis genomic stretch:
- a CDS encoding DUF2079 domain-containing protein has protein sequence MPSSPSLVDGPAPAAPVARRDRRADLVVAVAAVALAFWVTCGLWRNPNGRAITVNSSDQALFEWLLAFGGHALTHGENPFFTHLINVPDGVNLAVNTSITVYAAVFAPLTYLVGPPATFLVVLTLNLAATGLAWYWLLSRHLVGSRLAAGAGALFIAYSPGMVSHANAHLNWTAGWLVPLLVWALFALRRPGNWARGGVLLGVLVAVAFSIAAEGLFFAALALALFLAVWTAHPARRAEARAALPHFLRGLGVAALVAGALLAYPLWLHFAGPQRYHGTGFDPMIHSEDIAAFGAYPQRSLAGAAGLGTALAPNPTEENSFFGVPLLLLAVACFALLWRRATPARRATLAALGVTAVVFGVLSLGPEAKWDGRRTGQLLPFGVLDNLPVVNAALPSRLALVVAPVIGLLLAYAIDSLRADPPRARAAGPAWLAGFAVALLPLLPVPLATSAREPVPAFITSGAWKRHVPPDGVLTPLPLTLDVTPDGQRWQAYALAHRQGEFRIPAGFFLGPGGPDGRGRIGPPPRTFDTLMDQAGRTGLMPIITDGSIRLCRADLRYWGVSAVVLADRVHGAKYDLDEDALKRTATAILGPPQRVEDVWLWTVPGD, from the coding sequence GTGCCGAGTTCACCGTCCCTGGTCGACGGCCCCGCCCCCGCCGCGCCGGTCGCCCGCCGGGACCGCCGGGCCGACCTGGTGGTGGCGGTCGCCGCGGTGGCCCTGGCGTTCTGGGTGACCTGCGGACTGTGGCGGAACCCGAACGGCCGGGCGATCACCGTCAACTCCAGCGACCAGGCGCTCTTCGAATGGCTGCTGGCCTTCGGCGGGCACGCGCTCACCCACGGCGAGAACCCCTTCTTCACCCACCTGATCAACGTCCCCGACGGCGTCAACCTCGCCGTCAACACCTCGATCACCGTGTACGCGGCGGTCTTCGCCCCGCTGACGTACCTGGTCGGGCCGCCGGCCACCTTCCTGGTGGTGCTGACGCTGAACCTGGCCGCCACCGGGCTGGCCTGGTACTGGCTGCTCAGCCGGCACCTGGTCGGCAGCCGGCTGGCCGCCGGGGCGGGCGCGCTGTTCATCGCGTACTCGCCCGGGATGGTGTCGCACGCCAACGCCCACCTGAACTGGACCGCCGGTTGGCTGGTGCCGCTGCTGGTGTGGGCGCTGTTCGCGCTGCGCCGGCCCGGGAACTGGGCGCGCGGCGGGGTGCTGCTCGGGGTGCTGGTGGCGGTGGCCTTCTCCATCGCCGCCGAGGGGCTCTTCTTCGCCGCCCTGGCGCTGGCCCTCTTCCTCGCCGTGTGGACCGCGCACCCGGCCCGGCGCGCCGAGGCCCGCGCGGCGCTGCCGCACTTCCTGCGCGGGCTCGGGGTGGCCGCGCTGGTGGCGGGGGCGCTGCTGGCGTACCCGCTGTGGCTGCACTTCGCCGGGCCGCAGCGGTACCACGGCACCGGCTTCGACCCGATGATCCACTCGGAGGACATCGCGGCGTTCGGGGCGTACCCGCAGCGGTCGCTGGCCGGCGCGGCCGGGCTGGGCACCGCGCTGGCCCCGAACCCGACCGAGGAGAACTCCTTCTTCGGGGTGCCGCTGCTGCTGCTCGCCGTGGCCTGCTTCGCGCTGCTGTGGCGGCGGGCCACCCCGGCCCGCCGGGCCACCCTGGCCGCGCTGGGCGTCACCGCGGTGGTCTTCGGGGTGCTGTCGTTGGGCCCGGAGGCGAAGTGGGACGGCCGGCGCACCGGGCAACTGCTGCCGTTCGGCGTGCTGGACAACCTGCCGGTGGTCAACGCCGCGCTGCCCTCCCGGCTGGCGCTGGTGGTCGCCCCGGTGATCGGGTTGCTGCTGGCGTACGCCATCGACAGCCTGCGGGCCGACCCGCCGCGCGCCCGGGCGGCCGGCCCGGCGTGGCTGGCCGGTTTCGCGGTGGCGCTGCTGCCGCTGCTGCCGGTCCCGCTGGCCACCAGCGCCCGCGAACCGGTCCCGGCGTTCATCACCTCCGGCGCCTGGAAACGCCACGTCCCGCCCGACGGGGTCCTCACCCCGCTGCCGCTGACCCTCGACGTCACCCCCGACGGCCAGCGCTGGCAGGCGTACGCCCTGGCCCACCGGCAGGGCGAGTTCCGCATCCCGGCGGGGTTCTTCCTCGGCCCCGGCGGCCCGGACGGCCGGGGCCGGATCGGCCCGCCGCCGCGCACCTTCGACACCCTGATGGACCAGGCCGGCCGGACCGGGCTGATGCCGATCATCACCGACGGCAGCATCCGGCTCTGCCGCGCCGACCTGCGCTACTGGGGGGTCAGCGCGGTGGTGCTGGCCGACCGGGTGCACGGCGCGAAGTACGACCTCGACGAGGACGCCCTGAAGCGCACCGCCACCGCGATCCTCGGCCCCCCGCAGCGGGTCGAGGACGTCTGGCTCTGGACCGTGCCGGGTGACTGA
- the lipB gene encoding lipoyl(octanoyl) transferase LipB produces the protein MSTTTSGLSAVRAGQLDYLAAWDEQRRLHESVVAGERGDTVLLLEHPSVYTAGKRTEPWDRPMDGTPVVDVDRGGKITWHGPGQLVGYPIVRLPDPVDVVAYVRRTEQLLIDVCAEFGLAAGRVEGRSGVWVPEDDRGPARKVAAIGIRVARGVTLHGFSINCDCELTYFDRIVPCGIRDAGVTSLTAELGRPVTVADVLPVAERHLPTLVTV, from the coding sequence GTGAGCACGACGACTTCCGGCCTGAGCGCCGTCCGCGCGGGTCAGCTCGACTACCTGGCCGCCTGGGACGAGCAGCGCCGGCTGCACGAGTCGGTGGTGGCGGGTGAGCGGGGCGACACCGTGCTGCTGCTGGAGCACCCGAGCGTCTACACCGCCGGCAAGCGCACCGAGCCGTGGGACCGCCCGATGGACGGCACCCCGGTGGTCGACGTCGACCGCGGCGGCAAGATCACCTGGCACGGTCCGGGGCAGCTGGTCGGCTATCCCATCGTCAGGCTGCCCGACCCGGTCGACGTGGTCGCCTACGTCCGCCGCACCGAGCAGCTGCTGATCGACGTCTGCGCCGAGTTCGGGCTGGCCGCCGGCCGGGTCGAGGGGCGCAGCGGGGTGTGGGTGCCGGAGGACGACCGGGGGCCGGCCCGCAAGGTGGCCGCCATCGGCATCCGGGTCGCCCGGGGCGTCACCCTGCACGGCTTCTCGATCAACTGTGACTGCGAGCTGACGTACTTCGACCGGATCGTCCCGTGCGGCATCCGCGACGCCGGGGTCACCTCGCTCACCGCCGAGCTGGGCCGCCCGGTCACCGTCGCCGACGTGCTGCCGGTGGCCGAGCGCCACCTGCCCACCCTCGTCACGGTCTGA
- a CDS encoding YciI family protein yields MPMYAALIYSADVDWTRPEYAEGMKEYNEFGAAAAAVIRGGSALYPTATATTVRVTGGKGGDVLTTDGPYAETKEALTGFYLLDCADLDEAVKVAATIPAAWSGAVEVRPVIQF; encoded by the coding sequence ATGCCCATGTACGCCGCCCTCATCTACAGCGCCGACGTCGACTGGACCCGACCGGAGTACGCCGAGGGGATGAAGGAGTACAACGAGTTCGGGGCCGCCGCCGCGGCGGTGATCCGGGGCGGCAGCGCCCTCTACCCGACCGCCACCGCCACCACCGTCCGGGTCACCGGCGGCAAGGGTGGCGACGTGCTCACCACCGATGGCCCGTACGCCGAGACCAAGGAGGCGCTGACCGGCTTCTACCTGCTGGACTGCGCCGACCTGGACGAGGCGGTGAAGGTCGCCGCGACCATCCCGGCCGCCTGGTCCGGCGCGGTGGAGGTCCGCCCGGTCATCCAGTTCTGA
- a CDS encoding RNA polymerase sigma factor: protein MLPGDAAVARVVRDERARILATLVRVTGSLDLAEDATQDAVVRALESWPRDGVPDNPRAWLLVVARRRAVDLIRREANRTVKEAAAMALLDPEPEPPATVRDDLLRLVFTCCHPALSLDAQVALALRTLAGLSTAEAARALLLPEATLAKRLTRAKQKITRARIPYRVPEAEELPDRLTGVATTVYLIFNEGYAAGAGDDLVRGPLADEALRLARLLAELMPDEPTVLGLLALLLLQDSRRAARTGPDGRLLLLPEQDRSRWDRAAIVAGVELVGRALRRTPDHPDRYVVQAAIAACHALAPTYDRTPWDAVVSWYDVLLTVHDTPVVRLNRAAAVAERDGPAAGLALVDALAGLTGYPWWHATRAELLRRLERPADAADAYDRALALELSAPQAAHLRRRRAGLPA from the coding sequence GTGCTGCCCGGTGACGCGGCGGTGGCCAGGGTGGTCCGCGACGAGCGGGCCCGCATCCTGGCCACGCTGGTCCGCGTCACCGGCAGCCTGGACCTGGCCGAGGACGCCACCCAGGACGCCGTGGTCAGGGCGCTGGAGTCCTGGCCGCGCGACGGCGTACCGGACAACCCGCGCGCCTGGCTGCTGGTGGTGGCCCGGCGGCGGGCGGTGGACCTGATCCGCCGGGAGGCGAACCGGACGGTCAAGGAGGCGGCGGCGATGGCCCTGCTCGACCCGGAGCCCGAGCCGCCCGCCACGGTCCGCGACGACCTGCTGCGGCTGGTCTTCACCTGCTGCCACCCGGCGCTGTCCCTGGACGCGCAGGTGGCGTTGGCGCTGCGGACCCTGGCCGGGTTGAGCACCGCCGAGGCGGCCCGGGCCCTGCTGCTGCCCGAGGCGACCCTGGCCAAGCGGCTGACCCGGGCCAAGCAGAAGATCACCCGGGCGCGGATCCCCTACCGGGTGCCGGAGGCCGAAGAGCTGCCCGACCGGCTCACCGGTGTCGCCACCACCGTCTATCTGATCTTCAACGAGGGCTACGCGGCCGGCGCGGGCGACGACCTGGTCCGGGGGCCGCTGGCCGACGAGGCGCTGCGGCTGGCGAGGCTGCTCGCCGAGCTGATGCCGGACGAGCCGACCGTGCTCGGGCTGCTCGCCCTGCTGCTGCTCCAGGACTCCCGGCGGGCGGCCCGCACCGGTCCGGACGGCAGGCTGCTGCTCCTGCCCGAACAGGACCGGTCGCGCTGGGACCGGGCCGCGATCGTCGCCGGGGTGGAGCTGGTCGGGCGGGCGCTGCGCCGCACCCCCGACCATCCCGACCGGTACGTCGTGCAGGCCGCCATCGCCGCCTGCCACGCCCTCGCCCCGACGTACGACCGGACGCCGTGGGACGCGGTGGTCTCCTGGTACGACGTGCTGCTGACCGTGCACGACACCCCCGTGGTCCGGCTGAACCGGGCGGCGGCGGTGGCCGAGCGGGACGGGCCGGCGGCCGGGCTGGCGCTGGTCGACGCCCTGGCCGGGCTCACTGGCTATCCGTGGTGGCACGCCACCCGCGCCGAGCTGCTGCGCCGCCTGGAGCGGCCGGCGGACGCGGCGGACGCGTACGACCGGGCGCTGGCCCTGGAGCTGAGCGCACCGCAGGCCGCGCACCTGCGCCGCCGCCGGGCCGGACTGCCCGCGTAA
- a CDS encoding VOC family protein, translating into MRIDLVTLVVADYDPAIDFFTEVLGFELVEDTPSLTNDGRPKRWVVVRPPGGGTGLLLARADGERQQGAVGDQTHGRVGFFLQVDDFDATYARMVEARVEFVKPPRTEPYGRVAVFRDLAGNPWDLLGPA; encoded by the coding sequence GTGCGTATCGACCTGGTCACCCTCGTGGTCGCCGACTACGACCCCGCGATCGACTTCTTCACCGAGGTGCTCGGCTTCGAACTGGTCGAGGACACCCCGTCGCTGACCAACGACGGCCGACCGAAGCGCTGGGTGGTGGTCCGCCCGCCGGGCGGCGGCACCGGCCTGTTGCTGGCCCGCGCCGACGGTGAGCGGCAGCAGGGCGCGGTGGGCGACCAGACCCACGGCCGGGTCGGCTTCTTCCTCCAGGTCGACGACTTCGACGCCACCTACGCGCGGATGGTCGAGGCGCGGGTCGAGTTCGTGAAGCCGCCGCGCACCGAGCCGTACGGCCGGGTGGCCGTCTTCCGGGACCTCGCCGGCAACCCGTGGGACCTGCTCGGCCCCGCCTGA
- the nadE gene encoding ammonia-dependent NAD(+) synthetase has translation MTDVMSPQRQIAEELHVSPTFDAAREIERRVVFLADRLVDAGLRTLVLGISGGVDSTTAGRLCQLAVERAREAGHRCEFVAMRLPYGVQADEHHAQTALAFIRADRVLTVDVKPASDAALDALVAAGLAFRDAAQQDFVHGNIKARQRMIAQYAVAGATAGLVVGTDHAAEAVTGFFTKHGDGAADVVPLTGLTKRRVRAMAAALGAPAELVGKAPTADLESLAPGKLDEDALGLTYEQIDDYLEGRPVPAEVEAALVARYRATDHKRQLPIAP, from the coding sequence ATGACCGACGTGATGTCACCGCAGCGGCAGATCGCCGAGGAGCTGCACGTGTCGCCGACCTTCGACGCGGCGCGGGAGATCGAGCGCCGGGTGGTGTTCCTCGCCGACCGGCTGGTCGACGCCGGGCTGCGGACGCTGGTGCTCGGCATCAGCGGCGGCGTGGACTCGACCACCGCAGGCCGGCTCTGCCAACTGGCGGTGGAACGTGCCCGGGAGGCCGGCCACCGGTGCGAGTTCGTCGCCATGCGGCTGCCGTACGGGGTGCAGGCCGACGAGCACCACGCCCAGACGGCGCTGGCGTTCATCCGCGCCGACCGGGTGCTCACCGTGGACGTCAAGCCGGCCAGCGATGCCGCCCTGGACGCGCTGGTCGCCGCCGGGCTGGCCTTCCGCGACGCCGCCCAGCAGGACTTCGTGCACGGCAACATCAAGGCCCGCCAGCGGATGATCGCCCAGTACGCGGTGGCCGGCGCGACGGCCGGGCTGGTGGTCGGCACCGACCACGCCGCCGAGGCGGTCACCGGCTTCTTCACCAAGCACGGCGACGGCGCGGCGGACGTCGTACCGCTGACCGGGCTGACCAAGCGGCGGGTGCGGGCCATGGCCGCCGCGCTGGGAGCCCCGGCCGAACTGGTCGGCAAGGCGCCCACCGCCGACCTGGAGAGCCTGGCCCCGGGCAAGCTCGACGAGGACGCGCTGGGGCTGACGTACGAACAGATCGACGACTACCTGGAGGGCCGGCCCGTGCCGGCGGAGGTGGAGGCGGCGCTGGTGGCCCGCTACCGGGCCACCGACCACAAGCGCCAGTTGCCCATCGCTCCCTGA
- the aspS gene encoding aspartate--tRNA(Asn) ligase codes for MQRILSSQLSSHVGATVRVAGWVHRRRLLKSVAFLIVRDAAGLTQVVVTDPDGRAALTRLTEETVVEVVGTVVTNETAPAGVELTDPTVRPLGDPAVPPPFDLYRPVLTAGLPTQLDHAPTALRHPTRSAALRISAAAVAGFRATLDARGHIEIHTPKVVAWSTESGANVFALDWFGRPAYLAQSPQFYKQLMVGVFERVYEVGPVFRAEPHDTARHLAQYTSLDVELGFVADHRDVMRVLRAVLVGMLGAVGERAGDALTTLGIEPPEVPAEIPAVHFTEALKIAGAPADEPDLAPAHERALGEWARREHGSEFLFVTGYPMAKRPFYTHPDPARPAYSNGFDLLFRGVELVTGGQRLHRHADYLAALAARGEPVEPYAGYLDAFRHGMPPHGGFAIGLERFVARLTGAANVREVTAFPRDLHRLTP; via the coding sequence ATGCAACGCATCCTGTCCTCCCAGCTCAGCTCCCATGTCGGCGCGACCGTGCGGGTCGCCGGCTGGGTGCACCGCCGCCGGCTGCTCAAGTCGGTGGCCTTCCTGATCGTCCGGGACGCCGCCGGCCTGACCCAGGTGGTGGTCACCGACCCGGACGGCCGCGCGGCGCTCACGCGGCTCACCGAGGAGACCGTCGTCGAGGTGGTCGGCACGGTGGTCACGAACGAGACCGCGCCCGCCGGGGTCGAGCTGACCGACCCGACGGTACGTCCGCTCGGCGACCCCGCCGTCCCACCGCCGTTCGACCTGTACCGGCCGGTGCTCACCGCCGGCCTGCCCACCCAGCTCGACCACGCGCCGACCGCGCTGCGGCACCCGACCCGGTCGGCGGCGCTGCGGATCTCGGCGGCGGCGGTGGCGGGGTTCCGGGCCACGCTGGACGCCCGCGGCCACATCGAGATCCACACCCCGAAGGTGGTCGCCTGGTCCACCGAGAGCGGCGCGAACGTCTTCGCGCTGGACTGGTTCGGCCGGCCGGCGTACCTGGCGCAGTCGCCGCAGTTCTACAAGCAGCTCATGGTGGGCGTCTTCGAGCGCGTGTACGAGGTGGGCCCGGTGTTCCGGGCCGAGCCGCACGACACCGCCCGGCACCTGGCGCAGTACACCTCGCTCGACGTGGAGCTGGGCTTCGTGGCCGACCACCGGGACGTGATGCGCGTGTTGCGCGCCGTCCTGGTCGGGATGCTGGGCGCGGTGGGAGAGCGGGCGGGCGACGCCCTGACCACCCTCGGGATCGAGCCACCCGAGGTGCCCGCCGAGATCCCCGCCGTGCACTTCACCGAGGCGCTGAAGATCGCCGGGGCGCCCGCCGACGAGCCGGACCTCGCGCCGGCGCACGAGCGGGCGCTGGGGGAGTGGGCCCGCCGCGAGCACGGGTCGGAGTTCCTCTTCGTCACCGGGTACCCGATGGCGAAGCGGCCGTTCTACACCCACCCGGACCCGGCGCGGCCGGCGTACTCGAACGGGTTCGACCTGCTCTTCCGCGGTGTGGAGCTGGTCACCGGCGGGCAGCGGCTGCACCGGCACGCCGACTACCTGGCGGCGCTGGCCGCCCGCGGCGAGCCGGTCGAGCCGTACGCCGGCTACCTGGACGCGTTCCGGCACGGGATGCCGCCGCACGGCGGCTTCGCGATCGGCCTGGAACGCTTCGTCGCCCGGCTGACCGGCGCGGCGAACGTCCGCGAGGTGACCGCGTTCCCGCGCGACCTGCACCGCCTCACGCCCTGA
- the lipA gene encoding lipoyl synthase — protein MTIEHSAPTTTPQATRTATAAPEGRRLLRIEARNAETPIERKPPWIKVKAKMGPEYTQLRGLVSREGLHTVCQEAGCPNIYECWEDREATFLIGGDQCTRRCDFCQIDTGKPAEFDADEPRRVAESVVSMGLRYATITGVARDDLPDGGAWLYAETVRQIHALQPGCGVELLIPDFNAVPEQLAEVFGSRPEVLAHNVETVPRIFKRIRPAFRYERSLDVIRQARADGLVTKSNLILGMGEERAEVSQALRDLHSAGCELITITQYLRPSPRHHPVTRWVKPEEFVELREEAEEIGFAGVMSGPLVRSSYRAGRLYRQALEAREQVAATR, from the coding sequence GTGACGATCGAGCACTCAGCGCCGACGACGACTCCGCAGGCCACTCGTACCGCGACGGCCGCCCCCGAGGGGCGACGGCTGCTGCGGATCGAGGCCCGCAACGCCGAGACGCCGATCGAGCGCAAGCCGCCATGGATCAAGGTCAAGGCCAAGATGGGCCCGGAGTACACCCAGCTGCGCGGGTTGGTCTCGCGCGAAGGGCTGCACACCGTCTGCCAGGAGGCCGGTTGCCCCAACATCTACGAATGCTGGGAGGACCGGGAGGCCACCTTCCTCATCGGTGGCGACCAGTGCACCCGGCGCTGCGACTTCTGCCAGATCGACACCGGCAAGCCGGCCGAGTTCGACGCCGACGAGCCGCGCCGGGTCGCCGAGTCGGTGGTCTCGATGGGCCTGCGCTACGCCACCATCACCGGTGTCGCCCGTGACGACCTGCCCGACGGTGGCGCCTGGCTGTACGCCGAGACGGTCCGACAGATCCACGCCCTCCAGCCCGGCTGCGGCGTCGAACTGCTGATCCCCGACTTCAACGCGGTCCCCGAGCAGCTTGCCGAGGTGTTCGGCTCCCGCCCCGAGGTGCTCGCGCACAACGTCGAGACGGTGCCCCGGATCTTCAAGCGGATCCGGCCGGCGTTCCGCTACGAGCGGTCCCTGGACGTCATCCGGCAGGCCCGCGCCGACGGCCTGGTCACCAAGAGCAACCTGATCCTCGGCATGGGCGAGGAGCGGGCCGAGGTGTCCCAGGCGCTGCGCGACCTGCACTCCGCCGGCTGCGAGCTGATCACCATCACGCAGTACCTGCGCCCCTCCCCCCGGCACCACCCGGTGACCCGCTGGGTCAAGCCGGAGGAGTTCGTCGAGCTGCGCGAGGAGGCCGAGGAGATCGGCTTCGCCGGGGTGATGAGCGGCCCGCTGGTGCGCTCGTCGTACCGGGCCGGCCGGCTCTACCGGCAGGCCCTGGAGGCCCGCGAGCAGGTCGCCGCCACCCGCTGA
- a CDS encoding helix-turn-helix transcriptional regulator: MTAPAASATAGRADPSAAAEAPAAPRTSPVVTSPVVTGPVVTGPVVTGPVVTGPAATGAAGPVADTDGPVRDRPVGRVGAVRGRGMLGAVTARAASTLLVGRQRELRVLRDALGRARAGEPTTVLVGGEAGVGKTRLLDEFGLLAVAGGARLLVGHCLELGEAGLPFAPFAAALREVLRQDGPGVLDGYEPEFARLLPELARGPVAAAAPGGPADSDAPRGYLFDLVAGLFHRLAEARPLVLVIEDLHWADRSTRDLIGFLVRAARPGRLLLVCTYRTDELYRGHPLRPFLAELDRVRGVERVELGRLDRDGTAAVLADLLGAEPAARAVDDVHDRTQGNPFFIEELAAAGSPVGCATLPDTLRDLLLARVDRLPEPAQRVLRIAAAGGSRFAHQLLAEVAGLPEAELEDALRAAVAAQLVVADPDGDYEFRHALVREAVHDELLPGEHARLHARYAAAIEAQPHLVPAGRAPAEIAHHWNAAHDHPRALVSARAAAVAAADRYAYAEQSRLLERVLELWEQVPDAADRLGMDHLAVLEETLGAATTAGDYGRALTLTRAALAEVDRDAEPLRAARLLDWRGWLLALLGKSDGAVELREAYRLAAGVPDGPQRFRLLADLAAHLSKVDPGQAATVADEAMAGAAALGEDVTLLPTRIAMLCRLGRDSDRGLADLRRAEALARAAGNVPALVSALVYLSDVLFELGRYAESADAAGEGVTEARRVGISRSGGAYLLSNQAEALIALGRWDEAEAACAAAARTDPPGVSGLHWLQLRAGLRLARGDAAAGEVVGRALGFLARPYLWANHRLPLHELRIEAALAGDDRTEAVAAAHAALADECLPEQPREGWPVLTAAARTAARYAVPELAAFVGALAAGLPARYPAERAHAATVAALLAPATTALPAWRAAVAAWRADGQPYPLGRALLGLAEAAAAAGVRDLVPDAVREAAALARDLGATPLADQVATLARRVGLRGGGTPGPDLLTSREREVLRLVAEGHSNSRIAEQLFISPKTASVHVSRIIAKLDVSNRVEAAALAHRLGLLEPAATVPRQRAT, encoded by the coding sequence GTGACCGCGCCAGCGGCATCCGCCACCGCCGGCCGGGCCGACCCCTCGGCGGCGGCGGAGGCTCCGGCCGCGCCGCGGACCAGCCCGGTCGTGACCAGCCCGGTCGTCACCGGCCCGGTCGTCACCGGCCCGGTCGTCACCGGCCCGGTCGTCACCGGCCCGGCCGCCACGGGGGCGGCCGGGCCGGTGGCCGACACCGACGGGCCGGTCCGGGACCGGCCGGTCGGCCGGGTCGGCGCAGTCCGGGGGCGTGGCATGCTCGGTGCCGTGACCGCACGCGCCGCCAGCACCCTCCTCGTCGGCCGCCAACGCGAGCTGCGCGTCCTGCGCGACGCGCTGGGCCGGGCCCGCGCCGGGGAGCCGACCACCGTCCTGGTCGGCGGCGAGGCCGGCGTCGGCAAGACCCGGCTGCTCGACGAGTTCGGGCTGCTGGCCGTCGCCGGCGGCGCCCGGCTGCTGGTCGGCCACTGCCTGGAGCTGGGCGAGGCCGGCCTGCCCTTCGCCCCGTTCGCCGCCGCGCTGCGCGAGGTGCTGCGCCAGGACGGCCCGGGCGTCCTCGACGGGTACGAGCCGGAGTTCGCCCGCCTCCTGCCCGAGCTGGCCCGGGGGCCGGTCGCCGCCGCCGCGCCCGGCGGCCCGGCCGACTCCGACGCGCCCCGCGGATACCTGTTCGACCTGGTCGCCGGCCTGTTCCACCGGCTCGCCGAGGCCCGCCCGCTGGTGCTGGTGATCGAGGACCTGCACTGGGCCGACCGGTCCACCCGCGACCTGATCGGCTTCCTGGTCCGCGCCGCCCGGCCGGGCCGGCTGCTGCTGGTCTGCACCTACCGCACCGACGAGCTGTACCGGGGGCACCCGCTGCGGCCCTTCCTCGCCGAGCTGGACCGGGTCCGGGGCGTCGAGCGGGTCGAGCTGGGCCGGCTGGACCGGGACGGCACCGCCGCCGTCCTGGCCGACCTGCTCGGCGCCGAGCCGGCCGCCCGGGCCGTCGACGACGTGCACGACCGCACCCAGGGCAACCCGTTCTTCATCGAGGAGCTGGCCGCCGCCGGTTCCCCGGTCGGCTGCGCCACCCTGCCGGACACCCTGCGCGACCTGCTGCTGGCCCGGGTCGACCGGCTCCCCGAGCCGGCGCAGCGGGTGCTGCGGATCGCCGCCGCCGGGGGCAGCCGCTTCGCCCACCAGCTCCTCGCCGAGGTCGCCGGCCTGCCCGAGGCGGAGCTGGAGGACGCGTTGCGCGCCGCCGTCGCCGCGCAGCTGGTGGTCGCCGACCCGGACGGGGACTACGAGTTCCGGCACGCCCTGGTCCGGGAGGCCGTGCACGACGAGCTGCTCCCCGGCGAGCACGCCCGGCTGCACGCCCGGTACGCCGCCGCGATCGAGGCGCAGCCGCACCTGGTGCCGGCCGGCCGGGCCCCGGCCGAGATCGCCCACCACTGGAACGCCGCGCACGACCACCCGCGGGCCCTGGTCAGCGCCCGTGCGGCGGCGGTCGCGGCGGCCGACCGGTACGCGTACGCGGAGCAGAGCCGGCTGCTGGAGCGGGTGCTGGAGCTGTGGGAGCAGGTGCCCGACGCCGCCGACCGGCTCGGCATGGACCACCTGGCGGTGCTGGAGGAGACGCTCGGCGCGGCCACCACGGCCGGGGACTACGGCCGGGCGCTCACCCTCACCCGGGCCGCGCTGGCCGAGGTCGACCGGGACGCCGAGCCGCTGCGCGCCGCCCGGCTGCTGGACTGGCGGGGCTGGCTGCTGGCCCTGCTCGGCAAGAGCGACGGCGCGGTGGAGCTGCGGGAGGCGTACCGGCTGGCGGCCGGGGTGCCGGACGGTCCGCAGCGGTTCCGGCTGCTCGCCGACCTCGCCGCGCACCTGTCGAAGGTGGATCCCGGGCAGGCTGCCACGGTGGCCGACGAGGCGATGGCCGGGGCGGCGGCGCTCGGCGAGGACGTCACGCTGCTGCCCACCCGGATCGCGATGCTCTGCCGGCTCGGTCGGGACTCCGACCGCGGCCTGGCCGACCTGCGCCGGGCCGAGGCGCTGGCCCGGGCCGCCGGGAACGTGCCGGCGCTGGTCAGCGCGCTGGTGTACCTCTCCGACGTGCTCTTCGAGCTGGGCCGGTACGCCGAGTCGGCGGACGCCGCCGGCGAGGGGGTGACCGAGGCGCGCCGGGTCGGGATCAGCCGCTCGGGTGGGGCGTACCTGCTCTCCAACCAGGCCGAGGCGCTGATCGCGTTGGGCCGGTGGGACGAGGCGGAGGCGGCCTGCGCGGCGGCGGCGCGGACCGACCCGCCGGGCGTCTCCGGCCTGCACTGGCTGCAACTGCGCGCCGGGCTGCGGCTGGCCCGGGGCGACGCCGCCGCCGGGGAGGTGGTGGGCCGGGCGCTGGGTTTCCTGGCCCGGCCGTACCTGTGGGCCAACCACCGGCTGCCCCTGCACGAGCTACGGATCGAGGCGGCGTTGGCCGGCGACGACCGGACCGAGGCGGTCGCCGCGGCGCACGCGGCGCTGGCCGACGAGTGCCTGCCCGAGCAGCCCCGGGAGGGCTGGCCGGTGCTCACCGCGGCGGCCCGGACCGCCGCCCGGTACGCCGTACCGGAGCTGGCCGCCTTCGTCGGCGCGCTGGCCGCCGGGCTGCCGGCCCGGTACCCGGCCGAACGGGCGCACGCCGCCACCGTGGCCGCCCTGCTCGCCCCGGCGACGACCGCGCTGCCGGCGTGGCGGGCCGCGGTGGCCGCGTGGCGGGCCGACGGCCAGCCGTACCCGTTGGGCCGGGCCCTGCTGGGGCTGGCCGAGGCGGCTGCCGCCGCTGGTGTTCGCGACCTGGTCCCCGACGCGGTACGCGAGGCGGCGGCGCTGGCCCGCGACCTGGGCGCCACGCCCCTCGCCGACCAGGTCGCCACCCTGGCCCGGCGGGTCGGGCTGCGCGGTGGGGGCACCCCCGGGCCGGACCTGCTCACCTCCCGGGAGCGGGAGGTGCTGCGGCTGGTCGCCGAGGGGCACAGCAACAGCCGGATCGCCGAGCAGTTGTTCATCTCGCCGAAGACCGCCAGCGTGCACGTCTCCCGGATCATCGCGAAGCTGGACGTCAGCAACCGGGTGGAGGCCGCGGCGCTGGCCCACCGGCTCGGCCTGCTGGAACCGGCCGCCACCGTGCCCCGGCAACGCGCCACCTGA